A region of Acidimicrobiales bacterium DNA encodes the following proteins:
- a CDS encoding ATP-binding protein: MAEAEGTHAGSDPEQLNGAGPPQQLGDDLYHPAGAGPPDELGDAVGRVIGTDDATPLEFWVAVEPGQFLQLDDVVALERELPGRDPVRIYGMVAQVRARHEGARFDSDVFLIAEGVLPAEISEAALIQATRFEPEVFVPPRPGDLVRRAAGAGRDQALFFDGMERRLPAGLSRDDEPFFLNLEFVDGTRGAHVNISGISGVATKTTYATFLLFSLFTSGVLGPEAVNTKALIFNVKGEDLLFLDHPNAALAPAEAERYRHLGLAPGAFPSVGVLAPPRRDDAHAVADVASRTHGVTSFFWTLHEFCKQELLPFLFADAEDERQQYTMVVFQVTLRLTEAERVGDDGAVRIDGATVRTFHDLVEHICDKLEDEDPIEAQRWSGRAVGAGTVNAFIRRLWAAVPHVRDLVRSGVPHPERHRISFEEQVTVVDLHNLNDRAKRFVVGVVLRAAFRDKEQSGQARPLQFVVLDELNKYAPREGSSPIKEILLDVAERGRSLGIILIGAQQTASEVERRIVANSAIRIVGRLDAAESSRGEYGFLPQVQRQRSTILKPGTMLVSQPELPVPLLVQFPFPAWATRSAEARAQDNPRVDPSDQPDDPFAGLPR; this comes from the coding sequence ATGGCGGAGGCCGAGGGGACCCACGCGGGGAGCGACCCGGAACAGCTGAACGGCGCGGGCCCGCCGCAACAGCTGGGCGACGACTTGTACCACCCCGCCGGCGCGGGCCCGCCCGACGAGCTGGGCGACGCGGTCGGTCGCGTCATCGGTACCGACGACGCGACCCCGCTCGAGTTCTGGGTCGCCGTCGAACCCGGCCAGTTCCTCCAACTCGACGACGTGGTCGCCCTCGAGCGTGAGCTGCCCGGCCGCGATCCGGTGCGGATCTACGGCATGGTCGCCCAGGTCCGTGCCCGCCACGAGGGCGCCCGTTTCGACAGCGACGTCTTCCTCATCGCCGAGGGCGTCCTGCCCGCCGAGATCAGCGAGGCCGCCCTGATCCAGGCGACCCGTTTCGAGCCTGAGGTGTTCGTGCCGCCGCGGCCAGGCGACCTGGTGCGTCGCGCTGCGGGCGCGGGGCGCGACCAGGCGTTGTTCTTCGACGGCATGGAACGGCGCCTCCCGGCCGGCCTGTCCCGCGACGACGAGCCGTTCTTCTTGAACCTCGAGTTCGTCGATGGCACCCGCGGCGCCCACGTCAACATCAGCGGCATCTCTGGCGTGGCCACCAAGACCACGTATGCCACCTTCTTGCTGTTCAGCTTGTTCACGTCTGGTGTGCTGGGCCCCGAGGCCGTCAACACCAAGGCACTCATCTTCAACGTCAAGGGCGAGGACCTGTTGTTCCTCGACCACCCCAACGCCGCCCTCGCGCCAGCCGAGGCGGAGCGCTACCGCCACCTCGGCCTCGCCCCGGGGGCGTTCCCGAGCGTCGGCGTGCTGGCCCCGCCCCGGCGCGACGACGCCCACGCGGTGGCCGACGTCGCCAGCCGCACCCATGGGGTGACGTCGTTCTTTTGGACTCTCCACGAGTTCTGCAAGCAGGAGCTGTTGCCGTTCCTGTTCGCCGACGCGGAGGACGAGCGCCAGCAGTACACGATGGTGGTGTTCCAAGTGACGCTCCGCCTCACCGAGGCCGAGCGGGTGGGCGACGACGGCGCCGTGCGGATCGACGGGGCGACCGTCCGCACGTTCCACGACCTGGTCGAGCACATCTGCGACAAGTTGGAGGACGAGGACCCGATCGAGGCGCAGCGTTGGTCGGGCCGCGCAGTCGGTGCCGGCACCGTCAACGCGTTCATCCGCCGGTTGTGGGCCGCGGTCCCGCACGTGCGCGATCTGGTCCGGTCGGGCGTGCCGCACCCCGAACGCCATCGGATCTCCTTCGAGGAGCAGGTCACGGTCGTCGACCTCCACAACCTCAACGACCGCGCCAAGCGGTTCGTGGTCGGCGTCGTGCTCCGAGCGGCCTTCCGCGACAAGGAGCAGTCGGGCCAGGCCCGCCCGCTCCAGTTCGTGGTGCTCGACGAGCTCAACAAGTACGCCCCCCGTGAGGGGTCGAGCCCGATCAAGGAGATCCTCCTCGACGTGGCCGAGCGTGGCCGATCGCTCGGCATCATCTTGATCGGCGCCCAGCAGACCGCCAGCGAGGTCGAGCGGCGCATCGTGGCGAACTCGGCGATCCGCATCGTCGGCCGGCTCGATGCGGCCGAGTCCAGCCGCGGGGAGTACGGCTTCTTGCCGCAGGTGCAGCGCCAACGGTCGACCATCTTGAAACCGGGCACGATGCTCGTGTCGCAGCCCGAGCTGCCCGTGCCCCTGCTGGTGCAGTTCCCGTTCCCGGCCTGGGCGACACGCTCGGCGGAGGCACGTGCGCAGGACAACCCGAGGGTCGATCCCTCCGACCAGCCAGACGATCCCTTCGCCGGCCTGCCTCGCTGA
- a CDS encoding crotonase/enoyl-CoA hydratase family protein: MTDQPGSTAPTYELRDGVAVITLDDGKANAIDFALLDAVHDNLDRAADEARAVVIAGRPGKFSAGFNLALMTEGVDTMRELVTAGARMLIRLYGFELPTVTASDGHALAAGALLLLAADVRIGAADTPSKIGLNEVAIGMQLPVFAVELARARMPNPATLERATAQAQLYDPEGAVAAGYLDRVVPSASLLDEAMAEATRLGELRTGAYRVTKQNLRRQAIDYMEATLAPDMASLTGPAT, encoded by the coding sequence ATGACCGATCAGCCGGGATCCACCGCCCCCACCTACGAGCTGCGCGACGGCGTCGCCGTGATCACCCTCGACGACGGCAAGGCCAACGCCATCGACTTCGCGTTGCTCGACGCGGTCCACGACAACCTCGACCGTGCGGCCGACGAGGCGCGCGCGGTCGTCATCGCCGGCCGTCCGGGCAAGTTCAGCGCGGGCTTCAACCTGGCGCTGATGACCGAAGGCGTCGACACCATGCGTGAACTGGTCACCGCCGGTGCTCGGATGCTGATCCGGCTCTACGGGTTCGAGCTGCCGACGGTGACGGCGTCGGACGGACACGCGCTGGCAGCCGGCGCGCTGTTGTTGTTGGCGGCCGATGTGCGGATCGGTGCGGCCGACACGCCGTCGAAGATCGGCCTGAACGAGGTGGCCATCGGGATGCAGCTTCCGGTCTTCGCTGTCGAGCTGGCGCGGGCGCGGATGCCCAACCCGGCCACGCTCGAGCGGGCCACCGCGCAAGCCCAGCTCTACGACCCGGAGGGGGCGGTCGCCGCGGGCTACCTCGATCGCGTGGTGCCGTCGGCGTCGCTGCTCGACGAAGCCATGGCCGAAGCCACCCGGCTCGGCGAACTGCGCACCGGTGCGTACCGGGTGACCAAGCAGAACCTCCGCCGCCAAGCCATCGACTACATGGAGGCCACGCTCGCGCCGGACATGGCAAGCCTCACCGGCCCCGCGACCTGA
- a CDS encoding cation diffusion facilitator family transporter has product MGIGDHHHGPAVPPRRADQWRSLAWALALNSALLLAEVIGALVFGSLSLLADGVHMLTDVVGLGIAAAAFRLAERPATDRHSYGLQRAEVLAAQANGVLLLGASVVIVVEAIGRLGRGHHFDGWPTLGIALAGLAANVVSAALVARHAGRSLNLRAAMAHLAADAATSVAVVVAAGAMLVWGATWPDPVISLLIALVVVWTAWVLLRDTTHVLLEGTPHHLDPHDVTAALVADPAVEEVHHLHLWDLASDTTALSAHVVLGGELTLHDAQRHADRLKRLLEERFGVAHATLEVECHPCEPTSSEIGPHGSVH; this is encoded by the coding sequence ATGGGGATCGGCGATCACCACCATGGCCCCGCGGTCCCGCCGCGACGTGCCGACCAGTGGCGGTCGCTTGCCTGGGCGCTCGCCTTGAACAGCGCGCTCCTGCTCGCCGAAGTGATCGGCGCGCTCGTGTTCGGCTCGCTGAGCCTGCTGGCCGACGGCGTGCACATGCTCACCGACGTCGTGGGCCTCGGCATCGCCGCAGCCGCGTTCCGGCTCGCCGAACGCCCCGCCACCGATCGGCACTCGTACGGCCTGCAACGTGCAGAAGTGCTGGCCGCGCAAGCGAACGGCGTCTTGCTGCTCGGCGCCAGTGTCGTGATCGTGGTCGAGGCGATCGGTCGGCTCGGTCGGGGCCACCACTTCGACGGTTGGCCCACGTTGGGGATCGCGCTGGCCGGTCTGGCCGCCAACGTGGTGAGTGCTGCGCTGGTGGCCCGCCACGCGGGCCGGTCGCTCAACTTGCGCGCCGCGATGGCGCACTTGGCGGCCGACGCGGCCACGTCGGTGGCGGTGGTCGTCGCGGCCGGCGCCATGCTCGTGTGGGGCGCCACCTGGCCCGACCCCGTGATCTCGCTGCTCATCGCGCTGGTCGTGGTCTGGACCGCCTGGGTCCTGCTCCGCGACACCACGCACGTGCTGCTCGAGGGCACCCCCCACCACCTCGACCCCCACGACGTCACGGCCGCATTGGTGGCCGATCCAGCGGTCGAGGAAGTGCACCACCTCCATCTGTGGGACCTGGCGTCAGACACCACCGCCTTGTCGGCCCACGTGGTGCTGGGCGGCGAGCTCACCCTCCACGACGCGCAACGCCACGCCGACCGCCTCAAGCGCCTGCTCGAGGAACGGTTCGGTGTGGCGCACGCGACGCTCGAAGTCGAGTGCCACCCGTGCGAGCCGACGTCGTCGGAGATCGGCCCACACGGGTCGGTGCACTAG
- a CDS encoding S-(hydroxymethyl)mycothiol dehydrogenase produces the protein MSEVGGQDVRGVVATSAGAPVEVVTIHVPDPGPGEVVVQVQACGVCHTDLHYREGAINDEFPFLLGHEAAGCVESVGRDVTDVSPGDFVILNWRAVCGSCRACRTGRPQYCFATHNAAQKMTLDGTALTPALGIGAFAEKTLVAAGQATKVDPAARPEAAGLLGCGVMAGLGAAMHTGDVQPGESVAVFGCGGVGDAAIAGARLAGASTVIAVDLDPRKLELATGFGATHTVDASSTDPVAAIQALTGGNGADVVIEAVGNPKVFEQAFYARDLAGRLVQVGVPDPAMKIELPMIDFFGRGGALKPSWYGDCLPSRDFPTLIDLYLQGRLDLDRFVSETIDLSGVEDAFHRMEAGEVLRSVVVF, from the coding sequence ATGAGCGAGGTCGGCGGCCAGGACGTCCGAGGGGTGGTCGCCACATCGGCGGGCGCCCCGGTCGAGGTGGTGACGATCCACGTGCCCGATCCAGGTCCCGGTGAGGTCGTCGTGCAGGTGCAAGCGTGCGGGGTCTGCCACACCGACCTGCACTACCGGGAAGGCGCGATCAACGACGAGTTCCCGTTCCTGCTCGGCCACGAGGCCGCCGGCTGTGTCGAGTCGGTGGGCCGTGACGTGACCGATGTTTCGCCGGGCGACTTCGTGATCTTGAACTGGCGCGCCGTGTGCGGATCGTGCCGGGCATGTCGCACCGGCCGGCCGCAGTACTGCTTCGCCACCCACAACGCCGCCCAGAAGATGACGCTCGACGGCACGGCGCTCACCCCCGCGCTCGGCATCGGCGCTTTCGCCGAAAAGACGTTGGTGGCCGCCGGGCAGGCCACCAAGGTCGACCCCGCCGCCCGGCCCGAGGCCGCCGGCCTGCTCGGCTGCGGGGTGATGGCCGGCCTCGGCGCGGCCATGCACACCGGCGACGTGCAACCGGGCGAGTCGGTGGCCGTGTTCGGCTGCGGCGGTGTGGGTGACGCGGCCATCGCGGGCGCGCGCCTCGCCGGCGCGTCGACGGTGATCGCTGTCGACCTCGACCCCCGCAAGCTCGAGCTCGCCACCGGGTTCGGTGCCACCCACACGGTCGACGCGTCGAGCACCGACCCGGTCGCTGCGATCCAGGCCCTCACGGGTGGTAACGGCGCCGACGTCGTGATCGAAGCGGTCGGCAACCCCAAGGTGTTCGAGCAAGCGTTCTACGCCCGGGACTTGGCGGGACGCCTCGTGCAGGTCGGCGTGCCCGACCCAGCCATGAAGATCGAGCTGCCCATGATCGACTTCTTCGGACGCGGCGGCGCGCTGAAGCCGAGCTGGTACGGCGACTGCCTACCGAGCCGTGACTTCCCCACGCTCATCGACCTCTACCTCCAAGGACGCCTCGACCTCGACCGGTTCGTGAGCGAGACGATCGACCTCAGCGGAGTGGAAGATGCCTTCCACCGCATGGAGGCCGGCGAGGTGCTCCGATCTGTCGTGGTGTTCTGA
- a CDS encoding DNA-formamidopyrimidine glycosylase family protein: MPEGHTIHRLAAEIDRRFGRRPVAVSSPQGRFADGAALLDGRKVVSAEAHGKHLFVRFTGMQYLHVHLGLYGKFDLGRTPAPDPVGQVRLRMVNKTSWGHLRGATTCEVLDPDGKAAVMARLGDDPLDPGADGEIAWRKISRSTTPIGARLMDQAVTPGVGNVYRAEVLFRAGIDPLRESRSLTREEWDAIWADLVGLLREGVRTGRIDTVRPEHEPEAMGRPPRVDDHGGEVYVYRRQGQPCHVCGSEIRTRELAGRNLFWCPTCQRA; encoded by the coding sequence GTGCCCGAAGGCCACACCATCCACCGCCTCGCCGCCGAGATCGACCGTCGCTTCGGCCGCCGTCCCGTCGCGGTATCGAGCCCGCAGGGTCGATTCGCCGACGGCGCCGCCCTGCTCGACGGACGCAAGGTGGTCTCGGCCGAGGCGCACGGCAAGCACTTGTTCGTGCGGTTCACCGGCATGCAGTACCTGCACGTCCACCTCGGGCTGTACGGCAAGTTCGACCTCGGTCGGACGCCGGCGCCTGATCCGGTGGGCCAGGTCCGGCTCCGCATGGTGAACAAGACCTCGTGGGGGCACCTCCGAGGCGCGACCACCTGTGAGGTGCTCGACCCCGACGGCAAGGCAGCGGTCATGGCGCGCCTCGGCGATGACCCCCTCGACCCCGGCGCGGACGGCGAGATCGCGTGGCGCAAGATCAGCCGCAGCACCACACCGATCGGCGCACGTCTGATGGACCAAGCGGTGACACCAGGCGTCGGCAACGTCTACCGGGCAGAAGTGCTGTTCCGCGCCGGGATCGACCCTCTGCGCGAGAGCCGTTCGCTGACCCGCGAGGAGTGGGACGCCATCTGGGCCGACCTCGTCGGACTGCTCCGCGAAGGCGTGCGCACCGGCCGGATCGACACGGTGCGGCCGGAGCACGAGCCTGAGGCGATGGGCCGGCCGCCCCGCGTCGACGACCACGGCGGCGAGGTCTACGTGTACCGGCGCCAGGGACAGCCGTGCCATGTGTGCGGTTCCGAGATCCGCACCCGCGAGCTGGCCGGACGCAACCTGTTCTGGTGCCCGACCTGCCAGCGCGCCTGA
- a CDS encoding TetR/AcrR family transcriptional regulator: protein MSSTGRRVGRDALLGAALDLLGETMLTDAAGAIGTRSVAERAKVAPSTVSHHFAPLGGRGAPNRRLARAALERAIAIGNEVTNATRVELQDGAVVVTATGSSGVDIVVQAAVANLNRWRQPTHTLALTARYLLYAAAARDDDARELLADREAEIRRRLIPAYDAFVEALDRTWAPAWDSSRFAVAVSSMADGFAMRNRFDPELADPEVFGEAVSVLVEGCTVGRATYVTEPAPHVPLPSSSKLDPHKRDAIAAAAARLYDHDGWPALTIASVAAEARVSRATVNAHFRTRLGLAAPVFGRCIPMLDAAIWTEKSLPLHLAIRNHLERLAAYAQQHPAVTAAFLASLHEREYAQHERNPSPNPVFVVPIHELLVGLIEPATNRFRAGLVDSPIKLLQFSIFLTRSTLSLATGRPDATPGEVADLIHDTVVAGALARRPAVRGTA, encoded by the coding sequence ATGAGTTCGACTGGTCGGCGGGTCGGCCGTGACGCGCTGCTCGGAGCGGCCCTCGATCTGCTCGGGGAAACCATGCTCACCGATGCCGCGGGTGCCATCGGAACACGCTCCGTGGCGGAGCGTGCCAAGGTCGCTCCCAGCACGGTCAGTCACCATTTTGCGCCGTTGGGAGGACGAGGGGCACCCAACCGACGACTGGCGCGCGCCGCGCTCGAGCGGGCGATCGCCATCGGCAACGAAGTCACCAACGCCACCCGGGTCGAGCTGCAAGACGGCGCGGTGGTCGTGACCGCCACCGGGTCCAGCGGCGTCGACATCGTCGTGCAGGCCGCCGTGGCGAACCTCAACCGCTGGCGGCAACCCACGCACACCCTGGCGCTGACGGCTCGCTACCTGCTGTACGCCGCGGCTGCACGCGACGACGACGCTCGCGAGCTGCTCGCCGACCGCGAAGCTGAGATCCGCCGGCGGCTGATCCCCGCCTACGACGCCTTCGTTGAAGCGCTCGATCGCACATGGGCACCGGCGTGGGACTCGTCGCGCTTCGCCGTCGCCGTCTCGTCGATGGCCGACGGCTTCGCGATGCGCAACCGGTTCGATCCCGAGCTCGCCGACCCCGAGGTGTTCGGTGAAGCGGTGAGCGTGCTGGTCGAAGGCTGCACCGTCGGGCGGGCCACGTACGTCACCGAGCCCGCACCACACGTGCCGCTCCCGTCGAGCTCCAAGCTCGACCCCCACAAGCGCGATGCCATCGCGGCAGCCGCAGCTCGCCTGTACGACCACGACGGCTGGCCAGCGCTCACGATCGCGAGCGTCGCCGCGGAGGCCAGGGTCAGCCGCGCCACGGTCAACGCCCACTTCCGCACCCGGCTCGGGCTGGCGGCGCCCGTGTTCGGGCGGTGCATCCCGATGCTCGACGCCGCGATCTGGACCGAGAAGTCGCTGCCACTTCACCTGGCGATCCGCAACCACCTCGAACGGCTCGCCGCCTACGCCCAGCAGCACCCAGCGGTCACTGCCGCGTTCCTCGCATCGCTGCACGAACGTGAGTACGCGCAGCACGAGCGGAACCCGAGCCCCAACCCCGTGTTCGTCGTGCCGATCCACGAGCTGCTCGTCGGCCTGATCGAACCGGCCACGAACCGGTTCCGGGCCGGGCTCGTCGACTCGCCGATCAAACTGCTGCAGTTTTCGATCTTCTTGACCCGCTCGACGCTTTCGCTGGCGACCGGGCGACCTGACGCGACGCCGGGCGAGGTGGCCGATCTGATCCACGACACGGTGGTTGCCGGGGCGCTGGCTCGCCGCCCTGCGGTGCGCGGCACGGCCTGA